The following are encoded together in the Pseudostreptobacillus hongkongensis genome:
- the cysK gene encoding cysteine synthase A, with the protein MIYNNIVELIGNTPLFKIDFKEENIADVYVKLEKFNIGGSVKDRAVLGMLEDAQKKGVIKPGDTLIEATSGNTGISLALIGSALGYRVIIVMPETMTVERRATLHALGAELILTDGTLGTKGSIDKVEEIKAENPNYFIPSQFSNGANPYKHYETTAVEILKELNDVDVFVTGVGSAGTLTGVARRFKKDSPNTKIYAVEPEASAVLSGNEPGKHAIAGLGAGFIPDNFDRSLIDGIIQITDEEAIEFTRKLSRGFGLFLGISSGANIKAAYKLAKELGKGKKVVTVAPDGGERYLSVAPYKYKEEE; encoded by the coding sequence ATGATATATAACAATATAGTAGAATTAATAGGTAATACACCTTTATTCAAGATAGATTTTAAAGAAGAAAATATAGCTGATGTTTATGTTAAATTAGAAAAATTTAATATAGGTGGAAGTGTTAAAGATAGAGCTGTACTTGGTATGTTAGAAGACGCACAGAAAAAAGGGGTTATTAAACCTGGAGATACCCTAATAGAAGCAACTTCTGGTAATACTGGTATATCACTTGCTTTAATAGGGTCTGCATTAGGTTATAGGGTAATAATTGTAATGCCAGAAACTATGACAGTTGAAAGACGTGCTACTTTACATGCGTTAGGTGCAGAATTAATATTAACAGATGGGACTTTAGGTACGAAAGGATCTATAGATAAAGTTGAAGAAATTAAGGCAGAAAATCCTAATTACTTTATACCTAGTCAATTTAGTAATGGAGCAAATCCATATAAACATTATGAAACAACAGCAGTAGAAATTTTAAAAGAATTAAATGATGTTGATGTATTTGTAACAGGAGTGGGTTCAGCAGGAACTTTAACTGGAGTTGCAAGAAGATTTAAAAAAGATAGCCCTAATACTAAGATATATGCAGTAGAACCTGAAGCTTCAGCAGTACTTTCAGGAAATGAACCTGGCAAGCATGCTATAGCAGGTCTAGGAGCTGGATTTATACCAGATAACTTTGATAGAAGTTTAATAGATGGTATAATTCAGATTACTGATGAAGAAGCAATAGAATTTACAAGAAAATTAAGTAGAGGATTTGGTTTATTTTTAGGAATATCATCAGGAGCTAATATAAAAGCAGCATATAAATTAGCAAAAGAATTAGGAAAAGGTAAAAAGGTTGTAACAGTTGCACCAGATGGTGGAGAAAGATATTTATCGGTAGCTCCATATAAATATAAAGAAGAGGAATAA